Proteins from one Streptomyces genisteinicus genomic window:
- a CDS encoding MbtH family protein, producing the protein MTATNPFEDPQGRFLVLVNDENQHSLWPVFAEIPPGWRTVFGEDTREACLSYVETHWTDLRPASLVARMS; encoded by the coding sequence ATGACCGCCACCAACCCGTTCGAGGACCCGCAGGGCCGCTTCCTCGTGCTCGTCAACGACGAGAACCAGCACTCGCTGTGGCCCGTGTTCGCCGAGATCCCGCCCGGCTGGCGCACCGTGTTCGGCGAGGACACCCGCGAGGCCTGCCTGTCCTACGTGGAGACCCACTGGACGGACCTGCGCCCGGCGAGCCTGGTCGCCCGCATGTCCTGA